The Pecten maximus chromosome 12, xPecMax1.1, whole genome shotgun sequence genome includes a region encoding these proteins:
- the LOC117339423 gene encoding M-phase inducer phosphatase-like, with amino-acid sequence MKAAVDRLVEEDLIGDGTDTFCLPTTRGKHQDLKSISADTMADILTGSYDDVIDTYRIIDCRYPYEYDRGHIKDAENKYTRDQVQQLLHDTQACDVTGKRNILIFHCEFSSERGPKMMRFLRAQDRTQNEANYPSLTFPEVYLLDGGYKAFYHKDKALCQPMEYKPMLHPGHCDDLRHFRSRSKSWAAGDKKRTISRRP; translated from the exons ATGAAGGCTGCTGTAGACCGTTTGGTGGAGGAGGATTTGATAGGGGACGGGACCGACACGTTTTGTCTGCCGACCACCAGGGGCAAACACCAGGACCTCAAGTCCATCTCAGCTGATACG ATGGCCGATATACTGACCGGAagttatgatgacgtcatcgatACTTACAGAATCATCGACTGTCGATACCCGTACGAGTACGATCGGGGTCACATCAAG GACGCAGAGAATAAATATACACGTGACCAGGTCCAACAGTTGCTTCACGACACGCAGGCGTGTGACGTTACCGGAAAAAGAAACATTCTCATCTTCCACTGTGAATTCTCATCAGAGAGGGGACCCAAGAT GATGCGTTTCCTGAGGGCCCAAGACCGTACTCAGAACGAGGCTAACTACCCGTCCCTGACCTTCCCCGAGGTGTACCTACTTGATGGCGGTTACAAAGCGTTCTATCACAAAGACAAG GCTCTGTGTCAACCAATGGAATACAAGCCGATGCTGCATCCTGGTCACTGCGATGATTTACGTCACTTCCGGTCAAGATCCAAGTCCTGGGCTGCAGGAGACAAGAAAAGAACGATATCACGACGTCCCTGA